The genomic segment TTCGAGCGCTTCGTGATCGGCCGCCCGATCGAGGAGTTGCCGCGCATCGTCACGCGCATCTGCGGGGTCTGCCCGGCGAGCCATCACCTGGCGAGCGCGAAGGCGGTGGACAGTTGCTTCGGGGGCGAGGTGCCGCCCCTGGCGCACAAGCTGCGCGAGATGTACTACCAGGCGCACTACGTGCACAGCCACATCGCGCACTTCTACGCCCTGGCGGCGCCGGACTTCGTGCTCGGCCCCGATGCCGACCCGGCCGTGCGCAACATCCTGGGCGTCGTCGGCAAGGTCGGGCTCGAGATCGGCGGCCAGGTGATCCGCGCGCGCGCCATCGCCCAGGACATCCAGCGCCTCATCGGCGGGCGCAGCACGCACCCGGTCTGGTGCCTGCCGGGCGGCGTGGCGAAGGGTCTCAGCAAGGAGGAGCTGGCCGAGATCGAGCCGCTGGTGGCCCAGCTCTCCAGCTTCGCGGACTTCTCCCTCCAGCTCTTCCGCGATCTCGTGCTCGGCAATCCGGCCTACGTCGAGCTGATCGTGAACGGTCCCTACACCCTCGACGTGCACAACATGGGCCTCGTCGACAGGCAGTGCGCGCCGAACTTCTATGACGGGGAAGTGCGCGTCGTCGATTTCGAGGGCCGGGAGATCTGCCGTTACCAGCCCGCCGAGTACCGCCACTACGTGGCCGAGCACGTCGAACCCTGGACCTACTTGAAGTTCCCCTATCTCAAGCAGCGCGGCTGGCGGGGCTTCCGCGAAGGCATCGACTCGAGCCTCTACTGCGCGACACCGCTGGCCCGCCTCAACGTGGCCGAGCGCATGGCGACGCCGCGCGCCCAGGTGGCCTACGAGGAGTTCTTCGCCACCCTCGGCGGCCGTCCCTGCAAGGCCCTGCTCGCCAACCACTGGGCGCGCCTGGTCGAGCTGCTGCAGAACGTGGAGTGCCTGGAGCGCTTCTGCGCCGATCCGGAGA from the bacterium genome contains:
- a CDS encoding Ni/Fe hydrogenase subunit alpha; its protein translation is FERFVIGRPIEELPRIVTRICGVCPASHHLASAKAVDSCFGGEVPPLAHKLREMYYQAHYVHSHIAHFYALAAPDFVLGPDADPAVRNILGVVGKVGLEIGGQVIRARAIAQDIQRLIGGRSTHPVWCLPGGVAKGLSKEELAEIEPLVAQLSSFADFSLQLFRDLVLGNPAYVELIVNGPYTLDVHNMGLVDRQCAPNFYDGEVRVVDFEGREICRYQPAEYRHYVAEHVEPWTYLKFPYLKQRGWRGFREGIDSSLYCATPLARLNVAERMATPRAQVAYEEFFATLGGRPCKALLANHWARLVELLQNVECLERFCADPEITGKDYRVVPQRITGEGVGIVEAMRGTLTHHYTCDEKGICTSANLIVGTTNNNAPIQMVTKKAAQAMIKPGEEPSQGILNMIEMAFRAFDPCYSCATHYLPGKMPLQVDIYRGGELWRRLQR